The proteins below come from a single Candidatus Chlamydia sanziniae genomic window:
- a CDS encoding aromatic amino acid transaminase, whose translation MKFFSQLPTFEPDAILGLQKLFLEDKRYNKVNLVIGTYEHPQKRYGGVSSVRKAQTVILEDEQNKRYLPILGSSVFLDEMREFVFGSIDPDTVTGCQTLGGTGALHLGAKIFAMTGLTRTAYIPEQTWSNHIRIFAQEGLEIIQYPYYSLEHKNLMFEQLVAFFKNAKKYSVVLFHCCCHNPTGVDFTESMWRELAALMKERELIPFFDMAYQGFADGIDADRKPVQLCIEAGNTVLIAVSASKNFSLYGERVGYFAVHDIFPEEIDKITSCLKEKVRGEYSSPNRFGGEIVATILSNPYLKQEWLSEIDTIRESLNKMRTKFVHALRTVAGHTFDFILSQKGFFGYPGFSTKQVLFLREEKAVYTTAGGRLNLNGITEKNIEHVLQSLVEAYELL comes from the coding sequence ATGAAATTTTTTAGTCAACTACCTACCTTCGAACCCGATGCTATTTTAGGTCTACAGAAATTGTTTTTGGAGGATAAGCGATATAACAAAGTGAACCTGGTGATAGGTACTTATGAACATCCACAAAAACGGTATGGGGGGGTGTCTAGTGTACGTAAGGCACAAACGGTAATTCTAGAAGATGAACAGAATAAGCGTTACTTACCGATTTTAGGCTCGTCTGTTTTTCTCGATGAAATGCGAGAGTTTGTTTTTGGTTCCATAGATCCAGATACTGTGACGGGTTGTCAGACTCTAGGAGGTACAGGAGCTTTGCATCTAGGTGCGAAAATCTTTGCTATGACAGGGCTCACGAGGACAGCATACATTCCTGAACAAACATGGAGCAATCATATACGCATTTTTGCTCAAGAAGGCTTAGAAATTATCCAGTATCCCTATTATAGTTTGGAACACAAAAATCTAATGTTTGAACAATTGGTCGCTTTTTTCAAAAACGCCAAGAAATACTCTGTTGTTTTGTTCCATTGTTGTTGTCACAATCCAACTGGAGTAGATTTTACTGAATCTATGTGGAGAGAGCTTGCAGCGCTTATGAAAGAACGTGAGTTAATTCCTTTTTTTGATATGGCTTACCAGGGATTTGCTGATGGTATAGATGCTGATAGAAAGCCTGTACAGCTCTGTATAGAAGCAGGGAACACTGTGCTAATTGCTGTATCTGCAAGCAAGAATTTTTCTCTTTATGGTGAACGTGTAGGATACTTTGCTGTTCATGACATCTTCCCAGAGGAAATAGATAAAATTACAAGTTGTCTGAAAGAAAAAGTGCGTGGCGAATATTCTTCACCAAATCGCTTTGGAGGGGAAATTGTTGCGACGATTTTGAGCAATCCTTATTTAAAACAAGAGTGGCTATCTGAGATTGATACTATACGTGAATCTTTAAATAAAATGAGAACCAAGTTTGTCCATGCTTTACGTACAGTTGCAGGACATACCTTTGATTTCATTTTGTCACAGAAAGGCTTCTTTGGATATCCAGGATTTTCTACTAAACAAGTACTCTTTTTAAGAGAAGAAAAGGCTGTCTATACAACAGCAGGAGGACGGTTAAATTTAAACGGCATTACAGAAAAAAATATAGAGCATGTACTGCAAAGCTTAGTTGAAGCTTATGAGTTACTCTAG
- a CDS encoding rod shape-determining protein MreC, whose amino-acid sequence MSYSSLRNKKVKFYIYTVIIFGVFLCWSMPKELYEAMHKHFVSLYTNIFPKPKNHYVSEHSFLEVENLLLNEQIIALKKKLLVQEVIDHKPPVFPEILTPYFHKLIESHVIYRDPAHWASSCWVDVGKEQGIKKNSPVISGKVLVGLVDYVGINQARVRLITDVGMKPSVIAMRGGIQAWWVKHHLRECVQELEQLSDTYILEKDKYNTILQLKELISRIQSEGENQKLLRGTLSGTGGALWKQEASILQGEEFCFAQQEKDLLPGDILVTTGLDGIFPPGLLVARVTKIFLPQEGACTFKIEAHSLEANLNKLSHLLILPPMEFNPNDRPDIFGLLWD is encoded by the coding sequence ATGAGTTACTCTAGTCTTCGAAACAAGAAAGTAAAATTTTATATCTACACGGTGATTATTTTTGGGGTTTTTCTTTGTTGGAGTATGCCTAAAGAGCTTTATGAAGCTATGCACAAACACTTTGTCTCTCTGTACACAAACATTTTCCCTAAACCTAAAAACCATTATGTTTCAGAACATTCTTTTTTAGAAGTAGAAAATCTTCTACTGAATGAGCAAATCATAGCATTAAAAAAGAAACTGCTAGTTCAAGAAGTTATAGACCATAAACCTCCTGTATTTCCTGAGATTCTGACTCCTTATTTTCATAAACTTATAGAAAGTCATGTGATCTATCGCGATCCTGCACATTGGGCAAGCTCTTGCTGGGTAGATGTAGGCAAAGAACAGGGAATCAAAAAAAATTCTCCCGTAATTTCTGGAAAAGTCTTAGTAGGACTTGTGGATTATGTAGGAATAAATCAAGCTCGAGTACGCTTAATTACCGATGTAGGAATGAAACCCTCTGTTATAGCCATGCGTGGAGGGATACAGGCTTGGTGGGTGAAACATCATCTTCGTGAGTGCGTCCAGGAGTTAGAACAGCTTTCTGATACATATATTCTGGAAAAAGATAAATATAACACAATATTGCAACTCAAGGAACTGATCTCTCGAATACAGTCTGAAGGCGAAAATCAAAAGCTTTTAAGAGGCACTCTTTCTGGAACTGGAGGAGCTCTGTGGAAACAAGAAGCTTCTATTTTGCAAGGAGAAGAGTTTTGCTTTGCACAACAAGAGAAAGATTTATTGCCTGGAGACATTTTGGTAACTACAGGTTTAGATGGCATCTTCCCTCCAGGATTACTTGTTGCTCGCGTAACTAAAATATTTCTTCCACAAGAAGGTGCGTGTACATTTAAAATAGAAGCACATTCTTTAGAGGCAAATCTAAATAAACTTTCACATCTTCTTATTCTACCTCCTATGGAATTTAATCCTAATGATAGACCGGATATTTTCGGATTATTGTGGGATTAA